A region of Saimiri boliviensis isolate mSaiBol1 chromosome 8, mSaiBol1.pri, whole genome shotgun sequence DNA encodes the following proteins:
- the POGLUT1 gene encoding protein O-glucosyltransferase 1 isoform X3, with the protein MEWWASSPLWLWLLFLLPPAQGRQKESGSKWKVFIDQINRSLEDYEPCSSQNCSCYHGVIEEDLTPFRGGISRKMMAEVVRRKLGTHYQIIKNRLYRENDCMFPSRCSGVEHFILEVIRRLPDMEMVINVRDYPQVPKWMEPAIPVFSFSKTSEYHDIMYPAWTFWEGGPAVWPIYPTGLGRWDLFREDLVRSAAQWPWKKKNSTAYFRGSRTSPERDPLILLSRKNPKLVDAEYTKNQAWKSMKDTLGKPAAKDVHLVEHCKYKELLQFVKANDDVAQEIAERGSQFIRNHLQMDDITCYWENLLTEYSKFLSYNVTRRKGYDQIIPKMLKTEL; encoded by the exons ATGGAGTGGTGGGCGAGCTCGCCGCTTTGGCTCTGGCTGCTGTTCCTCCTGCCCCCAGCGCAAGGCCGCCAGAAGGAGTCAG GTTCAAAATGGAAAGTATTTATTGACCAAATTAACAGGTCTTTGGAGGATTATGAACCATGTTCAAGTCAAAACTGCAGCTGCTACCATGG TGTCATAGAAGAGGATCTAACTCCTTTCCGAGGAGGTATCTCCAGGAAGATGATGGCAGAGGTAGTCAGACGGAAGCTAGGGACCCACTATCAGATCATTAAGAACAGACTATACCGGGAAAATGACTGCATGTTCCCCTCAAG GTGTAGCGGTGTTGAGCACTTTATTTTGGAAGTGATCAGGCGTCTCCCTGACATGGAGATGGTGATCAATGTACGAGATTATCCTCAGGTTCCTAAATGGATGGAACCTGCCATCCCAGTCTTCTCCTTCAGTAAG ACATCAGAGTACCATGATATCATGTATCCTGCTTGGACATTTTGGGAAGGGGGACCTGCTGTTTGGCCAATTTATCCTACAGGTCTTGGACGGTGGGACCTCTTCAGAGAAGATCTGGTAAG GTCAGCAGCACAGTGgccatggaaaaagaaaaactctacaGCATATTTCCGAGGATCGAG GACAAGTCCAGAACGAGATCCTCTCATTCTTCTGTCTCGGAAAAATCCGAAACTTGTTGATGCAGAATACACCAAAAACCAGGCCTGGAAATCTATGAAA GATACCTTAGGAAAGCCTGCTGCTAAGGATGTCCATCTTGTGGAACACTGCAAATACAA agaGCTGTTACAATTTGTAAAAGCAAATGATGATGTAGCTCAAGAGATTGCTGAAAG GGGAAGCCAGTTTATTAGGAACCACTTGCAGATGGATGACATCACCTGTTACTGGGAGAACCTCTTGACTGAATACTCTAAATTCTTGTCTTACAATGTAACAAGAAGGAAAGGTTATGATCAGATTATTCCCAAAATGTTGAAAACTGAACTATAG
- the POGLUT1 gene encoding protein O-glucosyltransferase 1 isoform X1 codes for MEWWASSPLWLWLLFLLPPAQGRQKESGSKWKVFIDQINRSLEDYEPCSSQNCSCYHGVIEEDLTPFRGGISRKMMAEVVRRKLGTHYQIIKNRLYRENDCMFPSRCSGVEHFILEVIRRLPDMEMVINVRDYPQVPKWMEPAIPVFSFSKTSEYHDIMYPAWTFWEGGPAVWPIYPTGLGRWDLFREDLVRSAAQWPWKKKNSTAYFRGSRTSPERDPLILLSRKNPKLVDAEYTKNQAWKSMKDTLGKPAAKDVHLVEHCKYKYLFNFRGVAASFRFKHLFLCGSLVFHVGDEWLEFFYPQLKPWVHYIPVKTDLSNVQELLQFVKANDDVAQEIAERGSQFIRNHLQMDDITCYWENLLTEYSKFLSYNVTRRKGYDQIIPKMLKTEL; via the exons ATGGAGTGGTGGGCGAGCTCGCCGCTTTGGCTCTGGCTGCTGTTCCTCCTGCCCCCAGCGCAAGGCCGCCAGAAGGAGTCAG GTTCAAAATGGAAAGTATTTATTGACCAAATTAACAGGTCTTTGGAGGATTATGAACCATGTTCAAGTCAAAACTGCAGCTGCTACCATGG TGTCATAGAAGAGGATCTAACTCCTTTCCGAGGAGGTATCTCCAGGAAGATGATGGCAGAGGTAGTCAGACGGAAGCTAGGGACCCACTATCAGATCATTAAGAACAGACTATACCGGGAAAATGACTGCATGTTCCCCTCAAG GTGTAGCGGTGTTGAGCACTTTATTTTGGAAGTGATCAGGCGTCTCCCTGACATGGAGATGGTGATCAATGTACGAGATTATCCTCAGGTTCCTAAATGGATGGAACCTGCCATCCCAGTCTTCTCCTTCAGTAAG ACATCAGAGTACCATGATATCATGTATCCTGCTTGGACATTTTGGGAAGGGGGACCTGCTGTTTGGCCAATTTATCCTACAGGTCTTGGACGGTGGGACCTCTTCAGAGAAGATCTGGTAAG GTCAGCAGCACAGTGgccatggaaaaagaaaaactctacaGCATATTTCCGAGGATCGAG GACAAGTCCAGAACGAGATCCTCTCATTCTTCTGTCTCGGAAAAATCCGAAACTTGTTGATGCAGAATACACCAAAAACCAGGCCTGGAAATCTATGAAA GATACCTTAGGAAAGCCTGCTGCTAAGGATGTCCATCTTGTGGAACACTGCAAATACAA GTATCTGTTTAATTTTCGGGGTGTAGCTGCAAGTTTCCGGTTTAAACATCTCTTCCTGTGTGGTTCACTTGTTTTCCATGTTGGTGATGAGTGGCTAGAGTTCTTCTATCCACAACTGAAGCCATGGGTTCACTATATCCCAGTCAAAACAGATCTCTCCAATGTCCA agaGCTGTTACAATTTGTAAAAGCAAATGATGATGTAGCTCAAGAGATTGCTGAAAG GGGAAGCCAGTTTATTAGGAACCACTTGCAGATGGATGACATCACCTGTTACTGGGAGAACCTCTTGACTGAATACTCTAAATTCTTGTCTTACAATGTAACAAGAAGGAAAGGTTATGATCAGATTATTCCCAAAATGTTGAAAACTGAACTATAG
- the POGLUT1 gene encoding protein O-glucosyltransferase 1 isoform X4, which yields MMAEVVRRKLGTHYQIIKNRLYRENDCMFPSRCSGVEHFILEVIRRLPDMEMVINVRDYPQVPKWMEPAIPVFSFSKTSEYHDIMYPAWTFWEGGPAVWPIYPTGLGRWDLFREDLVRSAAQWPWKKKNSTAYFRGSRTSPERDPLILLSRKNPKLVDAEYTKNQAWKSMKDTLGKPAAKDVHLVEHCKYKYLFNFRGVAASFRFKHLFLCGSLVFHVGDEWLEFFYPQLKPWVHYIPVKTDLSNVQELLQFVKANDDVAQEIAERGSQFIRNHLQMDDITCYWENLLTEYSKFLSYNVTRRKGYDQIIPKMLKTEL from the exons ATGATGGCAGAGGTAGTCAGACGGAAGCTAGGGACCCACTATCAGATCATTAAGAACAGACTATACCGGGAAAATGACTGCATGTTCCCCTCAAG GTGTAGCGGTGTTGAGCACTTTATTTTGGAAGTGATCAGGCGTCTCCCTGACATGGAGATGGTGATCAATGTACGAGATTATCCTCAGGTTCCTAAATGGATGGAACCTGCCATCCCAGTCTTCTCCTTCAGTAAG ACATCAGAGTACCATGATATCATGTATCCTGCTTGGACATTTTGGGAAGGGGGACCTGCTGTTTGGCCAATTTATCCTACAGGTCTTGGACGGTGGGACCTCTTCAGAGAAGATCTGGTAAG GTCAGCAGCACAGTGgccatggaaaaagaaaaactctacaGCATATTTCCGAGGATCGAG GACAAGTCCAGAACGAGATCCTCTCATTCTTCTGTCTCGGAAAAATCCGAAACTTGTTGATGCAGAATACACCAAAAACCAGGCCTGGAAATCTATGAAA GATACCTTAGGAAAGCCTGCTGCTAAGGATGTCCATCTTGTGGAACACTGCAAATACAA GTATCTGTTTAATTTTCGGGGTGTAGCTGCAAGTTTCCGGTTTAAACATCTCTTCCTGTGTGGTTCACTTGTTTTCCATGTTGGTGATGAGTGGCTAGAGTTCTTCTATCCACAACTGAAGCCATGGGTTCACTATATCCCAGTCAAAACAGATCTCTCCAATGTCCA agaGCTGTTACAATTTGTAAAAGCAAATGATGATGTAGCTCAAGAGATTGCTGAAAG GGGAAGCCAGTTTATTAGGAACCACTTGCAGATGGATGACATCACCTGTTACTGGGAGAACCTCTTGACTGAATACTCTAAATTCTTGTCTTACAATGTAACAAGAAGGAAAGGTTATGATCAGATTATTCCCAAAATGTTGAAAACTGAACTATAG
- the POGLUT1 gene encoding protein O-glucosyltransferase 1 isoform X2 — protein sequence MEWWASSPLWLWLLFLLPPAQGRQKESGSKWKVFIDQINRSLEDYEPCSSQNCSCYHGCSGVEHFILEVIRRLPDMEMVINVRDYPQVPKWMEPAIPVFSFSKTSEYHDIMYPAWTFWEGGPAVWPIYPTGLGRWDLFREDLVRSAAQWPWKKKNSTAYFRGSRTSPERDPLILLSRKNPKLVDAEYTKNQAWKSMKDTLGKPAAKDVHLVEHCKYKYLFNFRGVAASFRFKHLFLCGSLVFHVGDEWLEFFYPQLKPWVHYIPVKTDLSNVQELLQFVKANDDVAQEIAERGSQFIRNHLQMDDITCYWENLLTEYSKFLSYNVTRRKGYDQIIPKMLKTEL from the exons ATGGAGTGGTGGGCGAGCTCGCCGCTTTGGCTCTGGCTGCTGTTCCTCCTGCCCCCAGCGCAAGGCCGCCAGAAGGAGTCAG GTTCAAAATGGAAAGTATTTATTGACCAAATTAACAGGTCTTTGGAGGATTATGAACCATGTTCAAGTCAAAACTGCAGCTGCTACCATGG GTGTAGCGGTGTTGAGCACTTTATTTTGGAAGTGATCAGGCGTCTCCCTGACATGGAGATGGTGATCAATGTACGAGATTATCCTCAGGTTCCTAAATGGATGGAACCTGCCATCCCAGTCTTCTCCTTCAGTAAG ACATCAGAGTACCATGATATCATGTATCCTGCTTGGACATTTTGGGAAGGGGGACCTGCTGTTTGGCCAATTTATCCTACAGGTCTTGGACGGTGGGACCTCTTCAGAGAAGATCTGGTAAG GTCAGCAGCACAGTGgccatggaaaaagaaaaactctacaGCATATTTCCGAGGATCGAG GACAAGTCCAGAACGAGATCCTCTCATTCTTCTGTCTCGGAAAAATCCGAAACTTGTTGATGCAGAATACACCAAAAACCAGGCCTGGAAATCTATGAAA GATACCTTAGGAAAGCCTGCTGCTAAGGATGTCCATCTTGTGGAACACTGCAAATACAA GTATCTGTTTAATTTTCGGGGTGTAGCTGCAAGTTTCCGGTTTAAACATCTCTTCCTGTGTGGTTCACTTGTTTTCCATGTTGGTGATGAGTGGCTAGAGTTCTTCTATCCACAACTGAAGCCATGGGTTCACTATATCCCAGTCAAAACAGATCTCTCCAATGTCCA agaGCTGTTACAATTTGTAAAAGCAAATGATGATGTAGCTCAAGAGATTGCTGAAAG GGGAAGCCAGTTTATTAGGAACCACTTGCAGATGGATGACATCACCTGTTACTGGGAGAACCTCTTGACTGAATACTCTAAATTCTTGTCTTACAATGTAACAAGAAGGAAAGGTTATGATCAGATTATTCCCAAAATGTTGAAAACTGAACTATAG